The Sorangiineae bacterium MSr11954 DNA segment GTACAGTGGCACCCTCTTCGTGTTTCTTGGTCGCCGCATGGATCGCGTGAAGATCCTCTTCTTCAGCGCGGGCGGCTTCGTTGTCTATTACAAAAGGCTCGAATCTGGGCGCTTCACGCTGCCGCGGATCCCTGAAGGGGCCTCATGCATCGACCTCGACGCGACGTCGCTCACCATGCTGCTCGATGGTGTCGATCTTCGTCTCGTTCGACGCACACCGATGTGGAAACCCGCGAAGACGACCGCCGAAGCGAAAAAGGGGATCGACATTCGGCGG contains these protein-coding regions:
- the tnpB gene encoding IS66 family insertion sequence element accessory protein TnpB (TnpB, as the term is used for proteins encoded by IS66 family insertion elements, is considered an accessory protein, since TnpC, encoded by a neighboring gene, is a DDE family transposase.), with translation MLSLGPGIEIVLASAPVDLRRGHDGLVTLVQSLWKTDPYSGTLFVFLGRRMDRVKILFFSAGGFVVYYKRLESGRFTLPRIPEGASCIDLDATSLTMLLDGVDLRLVRRTPMWKPAKTTAEAKKGIDIRRSA